The DNA sequence TTTATGTTTATTTTATTTTTTTTTATAAAATCAATTGCGTTACAAAGATTTTTTTTTGCTCTTTTAGTAAGCTCTTCTTTCATTTCCCATTCATAACCTTTAATATTCATTAAATATGTTTCGGGAGTTTTATTGAAAATATTTTTACATAATCCGAGCACATACTCAGGGGAAACCGAATGTGTTGTGAAATCTGCTTTTCCGGTATCGGGTTCAACTTTTGTTAATTCGAAATTTTCTATAGGTTCCATTGTTGCATCAACAAAATAAACAAC is a window from the Bacteroidales bacterium genome containing:
- a CDS encoding hydrogenase maturation protease codes for the protein MNILFYGYGNPGRQDDGLGIKFIEEIEKWVSAENLENIDTDSNYQLNIEDAEKISHYDVVYFVDATMEPIENFELTKVEPDTGKADFTTHSVSPEYVLGLCKNIFNKTPETYLMNIKGYEWEMKEELTKRAKKNLCNAIDFIKKNKININTRL